The following proteins are co-located in the Dyadobacter chenwenxiniae genome:
- a CDS encoding phosphatidylserine decarboxylase family protein, which produces MRLHKEGYTIMAVTAIILILINLGIYYMLPDGYWIPRLVLVGSVIVFILVVQFFRVPSRVVYKSDRQIVAPCDGKVVVIEEVVESEYFKGPRRQISIFMSPLNVHINWNPISGVIQYFKYHPGLYLVAWHPKSSTDNERTTIVIKTIEGIEILFRQIAGAAARRIRWYVKEGDQVEQSTEMGFIKFGSRVDIFLPLDAEVKVNLQDKTVGSVTVLAELK; this is translated from the coding sequence ATGAGACTGCACAAAGAAGGTTACACCATCATGGCCGTTACAGCCATTATATTGATACTGATAAACTTAGGCATATATTATATGCTGCCTGACGGTTATTGGATCCCAAGATTGGTGTTGGTTGGCAGTGTGATCGTTTTCATTCTTGTTGTTCAGTTTTTCCGAGTGCCCTCGCGTGTTGTCTATAAAAGCGACCGGCAAATTGTAGCTCCTTGTGATGGAAAAGTGGTTGTAATCGAGGAAGTGGTTGAAAGTGAATATTTTAAAGGCCCCAGGAGGCAGATCAGCATTTTTATGTCTCCATTGAATGTGCATATCAACTGGAACCCGATCAGCGGAGTAATTCAATATTTTAAATATCATCCAGGACTTTATCTTGTAGCCTGGCACCCCAAATCAAGCACGGATAATGAGCGTACAACCATTGTAATTAAAACCATTGAAGGCATCGAAATTCTTTTCCGCCAAATAGCAGGCGCCGCCGCACGCCGCATACGCTGGTATGTGAAGGAAGGCGATCAGGTGGAGCAGAGCACAGAAATGGGCTTTATCAAGTTTGGATCGCGTGTGGATATTTTCTTGCCGCTGGATGCGGAAGTAAAGGTTAATTTGCAGGACAAAACAGTCGGCAGCGTAACTGTCCTCGCGGAATTAAAATAA
- a CDS encoding aminotransferase class IV, producing the protein MPFHQYFNGEILPIDSPIFKTNDLGLLRGFGLFDYFRTYNGVPFRWDDYWQRFENSARLLKLTLPVTQQETEKALADLYALSGEREVAFRFVLTGGYSPDSVNVVEPNFLIRTEALPQDNPAGRLKGIKVLPYDYVRDLPEVKTTNYVHMVLMADELRRQQAADLLFHKEGEVSELTRSNIFIFQGDKLITSDRNILKGITRKVVMELAKPHFEVQVRPVLYKEVILADEVFTTSTTKWVMPVVQIGDLPVGSGEAGKRTLFLQQLFEKLVADWGK; encoded by the coding sequence ATGCCTTTTCATCAATATTTCAACGGAGAAATTCTTCCTATTGACAGTCCGATTTTTAAAACCAATGATCTTGGATTGCTCCGTGGTTTTGGGCTTTTTGACTATTTCAGGACCTATAATGGCGTGCCCTTCCGGTGGGACGATTACTGGCAGCGGTTTGAAAATTCAGCCAGGCTGCTGAAACTTACATTGCCCGTAACGCAACAGGAAACGGAGAAAGCACTAGCCGATCTGTATGCATTGTCGGGTGAGCGGGAAGTTGCTTTTCGCTTTGTCCTGACCGGCGGTTATTCGCCCGACAGCGTGAATGTTGTGGAGCCTAATTTTTTGATCAGGACGGAAGCATTGCCACAGGACAATCCTGCCGGCCGTTTGAAAGGCATTAAAGTTTTGCCTTATGACTATGTGCGTGACTTGCCGGAAGTAAAAACGACAAATTACGTCCATATGGTTTTAATGGCGGATGAATTGCGACGTCAGCAGGCGGCCGACCTGCTTTTTCATAAAGAAGGAGAGGTTAGTGAGCTGACGAGAAGCAATATTTTCATTTTCCAGGGCGACAAGCTCATTACTTCCGACCGCAACATTCTTAAAGGCATTACAAGAAAAGTCGTTATGGAGCTTGCGAAACCACATTTTGAAGTGCAGGTCAGGCCGGTTTTGTATAAAGAGGTGATTTTGGCGGACGAGGTTTTTACGACCAGCACTACCAAGTGGGTTATGCCCGTTGTTCAAATTGGCGACTTGCCGGTTGGCAGCGGAGAAGCCGGAAAACGGACGCTTTTCTTGCAGCAGTTATTCGAAAAGCTTGTTGCTGATTGGGGTAAATAA
- a CDS encoding polyprenyl synthetase family protein → MKPEQLLQTLQIEFEKQSYGEHPTELYEPIRYIMSLGGKRFRPLLTLLAASIYSDNWENSIKPAMAVELFHNFTLMHDDIMDQAPLRRGKATVHEKWNANTAILSGDVMLIKAYDLLLDIPAEKLRRVLERFNKTAAEVCEGQQLDMNFETRWDVTEEEYLGMIRLKTSVLLGFALELGGIIGGADEESIQLLYSAGENMGIGFQLKDDLLDVYGDPDKFGKQVGGDIISNKKTFLLIEALSKADNDSKIELDKWIGLETFDKQEKVAGVTAIYEELGIRAFTEQKIQEYFTKGLSGLHALKIDEERKQPLLQFAEQLVEREK, encoded by the coding sequence ATTAAACCCGAACAATTACTGCAAACGCTGCAAATTGAATTTGAGAAACAATCCTACGGCGAACATCCCACTGAGCTTTACGAGCCTATCCGCTACATTATGTCGCTTGGCGGGAAACGTTTTCGTCCGTTATTAACCTTGCTTGCCGCTTCTATATATTCCGACAATTGGGAAAATTCCATTAAACCAGCCATGGCGGTGGAGCTTTTTCACAATTTCACTTTAATGCACGACGACATTATGGATCAGGCGCCGCTACGAAGAGGCAAGGCGACGGTTCATGAAAAATGGAATGCAAATACGGCGATTTTATCAGGAGATGTCATGCTGATCAAGGCATATGACCTTTTGCTGGACATTCCGGCCGAAAAACTGCGTCGTGTTTTGGAAAGATTTAATAAAACAGCGGCAGAAGTTTGCGAAGGTCAGCAGTTGGATATGAATTTTGAAACCCGCTGGGACGTTACCGAAGAGGAATATCTGGGAATGATCCGTCTGAAAACATCGGTTTTGCTGGGCTTTGCATTGGAACTCGGTGGAATTATCGGTGGAGCTGATGAAGAATCCATTCAGCTTTTGTATTCTGCCGGCGAAAATATGGGGATTGGTTTTCAATTGAAAGATGATCTTCTGGACGTTTACGGCGATCCCGACAAGTTTGGCAAGCAAGTGGGTGGCGACATTATTTCCAATAAAAAGACATTCCTATTGATTGAAGCATTGTCCAAGGCAGATAACGATTCAAAAATCGAACTGGACAAATGGATCGGTCTGGAAACTTTTGACAAGCAGGAAAAAGTGGCTGGCGTAACGGCCATTTATGAAGAACTAGGCATCCGCGCATTTACGGAACAGAAGATCCAGGAATATTTTACAAAAGGGCTTTCAGGCCTGCACGCACTGAAAATAGATGAAGAAAGAAAACAGCCATTGCTGCAATTTGCAGAGCAATTGGTTGAGCGTGAAAAATAA
- a CDS encoding rhomboid family intramembrane serine protease translates to MSITLILVIITSGISYYALNNYSLMEKLILNPYKVTQRNEYYRFVTSGFIHADFGHLIFNMLSLWFVGEGIERLFSMLFGPSGTIYFLFLYIVGIIVSDIPTFLKHRNNSKYNSLGASGGVSAVLFAAILYSPLMQVCLYFFICMPGFIFGLLFLGYSFYESKRGTSYVNHSAHMVGAIFGFVFMAVVYPSAVPGFLQQILSWRLF, encoded by the coding sequence ATGTCCATAACCCTCATACTCGTCATCATTACATCCGGCATCAGTTATTATGCATTGAACAATTATAGTTTAATGGAAAAACTGATCCTGAATCCCTATAAAGTCACGCAGCGCAACGAATATTACCGTTTCGTAACATCCGGCTTCATTCATGCCGATTTTGGGCATTTGATCTTTAATATGCTGAGTTTATGGTTTGTAGGCGAAGGGATTGAAAGGCTTTTTAGTATGCTTTTCGGGCCGAGCGGAACAATCTATTTCCTGTTCCTGTACATTGTCGGGATCATTGTTTCCGATATTCCAACATTTTTAAAACACCGGAACAACTCTAAATACAATTCACTAGGAGCTTCCGGGGGCGTTTCGGCTGTGCTGTTTGCAGCCATCCTTTATTCTCCGTTAATGCAGGTTTGTCTGTATTTCTTTATCTGTATGCCCGGGTTTATCTTCGGCTTGCTCTTTTTGGGATATTCATTTTACGAATCCAAGCGCGGAACAAGTTATGTGAACCACAGCGCGCACATGGTTGGGGCGATTTTCGGGTTTGTGTTCATGGCTGTGGTTTACCCCAGCGCGGTTCCCGGATTCCTGCAGCAAATTTTGAGCTGGCGATTATTTTAA
- a CDS encoding PspC domain-containing protein, with translation MNNNRLFRNTNSKVLGGVAAGIADYLDIDVTIVRVLFVLGVFIPVTFPIILFYIVLWIVMPDGARRPKPLEGNRYSA, from the coding sequence ATGAACAACAACAGATTATTCCGCAATACAAATAGTAAAGTTTTAGGTGGAGTTGCAGCCGGGATCGCCGATTACCTGGACATAGATGTAACGATTGTCCGAGTACTTTTCGTCCTTGGTGTTTTTATCCCCGTCACTTTCCCGATCATCCTGTTTTACATTGTCCTGTGGATCGTCATGCCGGACGGTGCCAGAAGACCCAAACCATTGGAAGGAAACAGGTATTCCGCCTAA
- a CDS encoding lipocalin family protein: protein MKKSYSLIWCTILALTLIATGCKKKVKPVSERIAKAWTAESVKHGPTVVYTRGGSTNAVPAYSAFRLTLNDASGTKTVSYTEFDGSTFSGTWELDGDSKLILKELTPQPTGSGGTIEFTITSLDDARLILTRLKTSPKTGGTINEYTLSNP, encoded by the coding sequence ATGAAAAAAAGTTACTCTTTAATTTGGTGTACAATACTGGCACTGACCCTGATTGCAACCGGATGTAAGAAAAAAGTGAAACCCGTTTCAGAACGCATTGCGAAGGCCTGGACGGCGGAATCTGTTAAGCACGGGCCAACTGTTGTTTACACCAGAGGAGGTTCCACCAACGCTGTTCCCGCTTACTCGGCTTTCAGGCTGACATTGAATGATGCATCGGGCACCAAAACGGTTTCCTATACGGAGTTCGACGGCAGCACATTCAGCGGGACCTGGGAACTGGACGGAGATTCAAAGCTGATCCTTAAAGAGTTGACTCCTCAGCCAACCGGAAGCGGCGGAACCATTGAATTTACGATCACATCACTGGATGACGCGAGATTGATCCTTACCAGACTGAAAACCAGTCCTAAAACAGGTGGAACAATCAACGAATACACATTAAGCAATCCATAA
- the secA gene encoding preprotein translocase subunit SecA, protein MFKIFSKLFGTKSERDLKELTPYVDKVNAEYVLLASLTHDDLRAQSEGLKQHIADNLKSIDDQIAVLRQQAADEPNVDSKEAIFKKIDALDLDRNKELERILLDILPKAFAIVKETARRFKENDRLEVTASFFDREVATRKSHVVIEGDKAYWNTTWDVIGQPIKWNMLHYDVQLIGGVVLHQGKISEMATGEGKTLVATLPAFLNALAGNGVHIVTVNDYLAKRDAEWNAPLFEFHGMSVDCIDRHQPNTIARRNAYKASLTYGTNNEFGFDYLRDNMSRTPEELVQRKHHFAMVDEVDSVLIDDARTPLIISGPVPRGDEQEYLELKPRVSRIVEAQKKLAMDFLNDARKKIAAGDKKEGALSLFRAHRGMPKYKPLIKYLSESGIKALMQESESIYLAENQKLMPVADEPLYFTIDERHNSIELTEKGIDFLTGESEETNFFILPDIAVDLDAIEKDASLNEQERIIRKEALIRDYSVKTARIHTVNQLLKAFTLFEKDVEYVIMDGKVKIVDEQTGRIMDGRRYSDGLHQAIEAKENVRVEDATQTYATVTLQNYFRMYHKLAGMTGTAETEAGEFWEIYKLDVVSIPTNVNAVRKDHEDKVYRSVREKYNAVTDEIVELVEAGRPVLVGTTSVENSEIISRMLTLRKIQHQVLNAKQHQREAEVVTEAGKPGTVTIATNMAGRGTDIKLTPEAKKSGGLAIIGTERHESRRVDRQLRGRSGRQGDPGSSQFFVSLEDNLMRLFGSDRMAKVMDRMGLEEGEVIQSGMITKSIERAQKKVEENNFGMRKRLLEYDDVMNYQRDAIYTRRRNALFGERLAVDIANTLYDVCDELVSTANSYAELELAVITTLGMEVPYSESEYGSLKPADRSQKLYNAAEKHYQDKNAAIAAKALPVLSSINAERGATISEIMIPFSDGIRQTGVVVGLKKAIENEGKEITNEMEKAIVLSLIDQEWKEHLREMDDLKQSVQNAVFEQKDPLLIYKFESVELFKRFLSKVNFDMISFLMKADIPQEEEVPATAVQQTVRRPAPAPALHTNREEDFDAELDGGPSEYARNMESTTKAQPVRTIKIADRNQKVSVQYRDGRILRDVKFKKVEQEVKNGDCVVIE, encoded by the coding sequence ATGTTTAAAATATTTTCAAAGCTGTTCGGCACAAAATCAGAACGGGATTTAAAAGAGTTAACTCCGTACGTTGATAAAGTCAATGCCGAATACGTGCTCCTGGCTTCCTTAACCCATGACGACCTACGGGCACAATCCGAAGGTCTGAAACAACATATTGCCGACAACCTGAAATCCATTGACGATCAGATTGCTGTTTTAAGACAACAGGCTGCTGATGAGCCTAATGTGGACAGCAAAGAAGCGATTTTCAAAAAAATTGATGCGCTGGACCTGGATCGTAATAAAGAACTTGAGCGGATTCTTTTGGATATTTTACCAAAAGCCTTTGCCATTGTAAAAGAAACAGCCCGCCGTTTTAAAGAGAATGACAGGCTGGAAGTTACCGCTTCCTTCTTCGACAGGGAAGTGGCTACCAGAAAGTCACATGTTGTCATTGAAGGTGACAAGGCTTATTGGAATACAACCTGGGATGTAATTGGTCAGCCTATTAAATGGAATATGCTGCATTATGATGTGCAGCTGATCGGTGGTGTGGTTCTGCACCAGGGTAAAATCTCCGAAATGGCGACCGGGGAAGGTAAAACGCTTGTTGCAACCCTTCCTGCTTTTCTTAATGCATTGGCTGGAAATGGCGTTCACATTGTAACAGTGAACGATTATCTGGCAAAACGTGATGCGGAATGGAACGCACCGCTTTTCGAATTCCACGGCATGAGCGTTGATTGTATCGACCGCCACCAGCCCAACACCATTGCCCGCAGGAATGCATACAAAGCTTCGCTAACCTACGGAACCAACAATGAATTCGGTTTTGACTATCTGCGTGACAACATGTCACGGACACCGGAGGAGCTTGTCCAGCGCAAGCACCATTTCGCAATGGTGGATGAGGTTGACTCCGTGTTGATTGACGATGCACGTACGCCATTGATTATCAGCGGGCCGGTTCCGCGCGGAGACGAACAGGAATATTTGGAGTTGAAACCACGTGTATCCAGGATCGTTGAGGCGCAGAAAAAGCTGGCGATGGATTTCCTAAATGATGCCAGAAAGAAAATTGCAGCCGGTGATAAAAAAGAAGGCGCACTTTCCCTGTTCCGCGCACATCGCGGGATGCCAAAATATAAACCTTTGATCAAATACCTGAGTGAATCAGGAATTAAGGCGCTGATGCAGGAATCGGAATCGATTTATCTTGCGGAAAACCAGAAGCTGATGCCGGTGGCCGATGAGCCGCTCTACTTCACGATCGACGAGCGTCATAACAGCATTGAATTAACTGAAAAAGGGATTGATTTCCTTACCGGCGAATCCGAAGAGACCAACTTCTTTATCCTACCCGACATTGCTGTTGATTTGGATGCAATTGAAAAAGATGCATCACTGAATGAGCAGGAACGCATTATCAGAAAAGAAGCATTAATCCGCGATTACTCTGTTAAAACTGCCCGTATCCACACTGTTAACCAACTTTTGAAAGCGTTCACGCTTTTCGAAAAAGACGTGGAATATGTGATCATGGACGGAAAGGTTAAGATCGTTGATGAGCAAACTGGTCGTATTATGGATGGCCGTCGTTACTCTGACGGTTTGCACCAGGCGATTGAAGCAAAGGAGAATGTGCGTGTTGAAGATGCGACGCAGACTTACGCGACGGTTACCTTGCAAAATTACTTCCGTATGTATCATAAGCTGGCCGGTATGACCGGAACAGCGGAGACTGAGGCAGGTGAATTCTGGGAAATCTATAAACTGGACGTGGTTTCGATCCCTACCAATGTCAATGCGGTTCGGAAAGATCATGAAGATAAAGTCTATCGTTCGGTTCGTGAAAAATACAATGCAGTAACAGACGAAATCGTGGAGCTTGTGGAAGCCGGACGGCCTGTTTTGGTGGGTACGACTTCGGTTGAAAATTCCGAGATTATCAGCCGGATGCTTACATTGAGAAAAATCCAGCACCAGGTTTTGAATGCCAAACAACACCAGCGTGAGGCGGAAGTTGTGACGGAAGCCGGTAAACCCGGAACTGTGACCATTGCCACCAACATGGCCGGTCGTGGAACAGACATTAAGCTGACGCCGGAAGCCAAAAAATCAGGTGGACTTGCCATTATTGGTACGGAACGCCACGAAAGCCGTCGCGTCGACAGGCAGCTGCGCGGCCGTTCCGGTCGTCAGGGTGACCCGGGTTCATCGCAATTCTTTGTTTCGTTGGAAGATAACCTGATGCGTTTGTTCGGCTCCGACCGGATGGCGAAGGTGATGGACAGAATGGGATTGGAAGAAGGCGAAGTGATCCAAAGCGGAATGATTACCAAATCCATTGAACGTGCGCAGAAAAAGGTTGAGGAAAACAACTTCGGCATGCGGAAGCGTCTTTTGGAATATGATGACGTCATGAACTATCAGCGTGATGCCATTTATACACGTCGCCGCAATGCATTGTTCGGAGAACGTCTGGCTGTTGACATTGCCAATACATTATATGATGTGTGTGACGAGCTTGTAAGCACAGCAAATTCTTATGCCGAGCTTGAATTAGCAGTGATCACCACATTAGGAATGGAAGTTCCATACAGCGAGTCGGAATACGGATCGTTGAAGCCAGCGGATCGTTCGCAGAAGCTTTATAATGCGGCTGAGAAACACTACCAGGACAAAAACGCGGCAATAGCGGCAAAAGCGTTGCCTGTTTTGAGTTCTATCAATGCTGAACGCGGTGCAACTATATCCGAGATTATGATTCCATTCAGCGATGGAATCCGTCAGACTGGCGTGGTTGTAGGCTTGAAAAAGGCCATTGAAAACGAAGGGAAAGAGATTACGAACGAGATGGAAAAAGCCATCGTCCTTTCGCTGATCGATCAGGAGTGGAAAGAGCATTTGCGCGAAATGGATGATCTGAAACAGTCCGTTCAGAATGCGGTGTTTGAACAAAAAGATCCATTGTTGATCTATAAATTCGAATCGGTTGAGCTGTTTAAGCGCTTCCTGAGCAAAGTGAATTTTGATATGATCTCCTTCCTGATGAAGGCAGATATTCCTCAGGAGGAGGAAGTTCCGGCAACTGCGGTTCAACAAACCGTGCGTCGTCCGGCTCCTGCGCCTGCGTTGCATACGAACCGCGAAGAGGACTTTGATGCTGAATTGGATGGCGGCCCGAGCGAGTACGCCCGCAATATGGAGTCTACAACGAAAGCGCAGCCTGTTCGCACCATTAAAATTGCAGATAGGAATCAGAAAGTGTCTGTTCAATATCGCGATGGCCGGATTTTACGCGATGTGAAATTTAAAAAAGTGGAGCAGGAGGTGAAGAACGGAGACTGTGTTGTGATCGAATAA
- a CDS encoding cytochrome b5 domain-containing protein, which yields MKEYTKAQLALRNGQDREEIWCAYKGIIYDVGSSRLWRNGHHYEHWAGQDLTKELGDAPHTEKVFERFSAIGKLQSPEK from the coding sequence ATGAAAGAATATACAAAAGCGCAGCTTGCGCTCAGAAACGGACAGGACCGGGAAGAAATCTGGTGCGCGTATAAAGGCATTATATATGATGTGGGCTCATCAAGACTTTGGCGAAACGGGCATCATTACGAACATTGGGCAGGGCAGGACCTGACCAAAGAATTGGGCGACGCGCCGCACACAGAAAAGGTTTTTGAGCGTTTCAGCGCCATCGGAAAATTGCAGTCACCGGAAAAATAA
- the thiL gene encoding thiamine-phosphate kinase encodes METRTEISSLGEFGLIKRINSGIKTILPDTIRGIGDDAAVIDAGEEYGLLSSDLLLEGVHFDLTFFPLKHLGYKAISVNVSDIAAMNGIPRQVTVNLALSNRFSLEAIDELYEGMKVACADFNVDLVGGDTSSSRSGLLISVSVFGKVNKDKITYRNTAKPNDLLCVTGDLGGAYLGLQLLEREKQVFLANPDMQPELEGKDYVIQRQLRPEARMDVIYELAEAGVLPTSMIDVSDGLASDLLHICAQSGVGAVVFEERIPIDEQTYLAASELNIGPITAAMNGGEDYELLFTVSQASYDLIKNNPKISFIGYITGDKEEIVLHTKGDSRVPITAQGWS; translated from the coding sequence ATGGAAACAAGAACTGAAATAAGCAGCCTGGGTGAGTTCGGGCTCATAAAAAGAATAAATAGCGGAATAAAAACGATATTACCGGATACAATCAGGGGAATTGGTGACGATGCGGCGGTCATTGATGCAGGAGAGGAATATGGTTTGCTATCGTCCGATCTGCTGCTGGAAGGCGTGCACTTTGATCTGACATTTTTCCCTTTGAAACATTTGGGTTACAAAGCCATCTCTGTCAATGTTTCGGACATAGCGGCCATGAACGGAATTCCGAGACAAGTTACTGTGAACCTGGCATTGAGCAACCGGTTTTCATTGGAAGCGATAGATGAATTGTATGAAGGAATGAAAGTGGCTTGCGCGGATTTTAATGTGGACCTGGTTGGCGGGGATACATCATCGTCGCGGTCCGGATTGCTTATCTCTGTAAGCGTTTTCGGGAAGGTTAATAAAGATAAAATTACTTACAGGAACACTGCAAAACCCAACGATCTGCTGTGTGTTACGGGTGATTTGGGCGGCGCTTATCTGGGTTTGCAGTTGCTGGAAAGAGAGAAGCAGGTTTTCCTGGCTAACCCTGATATGCAGCCGGAACTGGAAGGAAAGGATTATGTAATTCAGCGCCAGCTTCGGCCGGAAGCGCGTATGGACGTCATATACGAGCTGGCGGAAGCAGGCGTACTGCCCACTTCCATGATCGATGTTTCTGACGGACTGGCTTCGGATCTGCTTCACATATGTGCGCAATCAGGTGTGGGCGCGGTGGTTTTTGAAGAGCGGATTCCTATTGACGAGCAAACTTACCTGGCGGCTTCGGAACTGAACATTGGGCCGATCACTGCGGCCATGAACGGAGGGGAAGATTATGAATTGCTTTTCACCGTTTCACAGGCTTCCTATGATTTGATTAAAAATAATCCCAAAATCAGCTTCATAGGCTATATCACGGGCGATAAAGAAGAAATTGTGCTGCATACCAAAGGTGACAGCCGGGTGCCGATTACTGCCCAGGGTTGGAGTTAA